A window of Chloroflexota bacterium contains these coding sequences:
- a CDS encoding Rieske 2Fe-2S domain-containing protein yields the protein MLSREENELLTRVGPGTPCGAFLRSFWQPAALSEELPPGGPPIPLRLMGEDLVMFRDEHGEIGLLDLHCSHRATDLSYGRIEDGGLRCIYHGWLYDINGNCLETPNEPKSSNLRLTVRHPCYPCREAGGVIFTYM from the coding sequence ATGCTGAGTAGGGAAGAGAACGAGCTCCTCACCCGCGTCGGCCCGGGGACGCCGTGCGGCGCATTCCTACGGAGCTTCTGGCAGCCTGCCGCGTTGAGCGAAGAGCTACCGCCCGGCGGCCCGCCCATTCCACTGCGGCTGATGGGCGAAGACCTGGTCATGTTCCGCGACGAGCACGGCGAGATCGGCCTCCTCGATCTCCACTGCTCGCACCGCGCGACCGATCTCAGCTACGGCCGAATCGAGGACGGCGGCCTCCGCTGCATCTACCACGGATGGCTCTATGACATCAATGGGAACTGCCTCGAGACGCCGAATGAGCCGAAGAGCAGCAACCTGCGGCTCACCGTGCGGCACCCGTGCTATCCGTGCCGGGAAGCGGGTGGCGTCATCTTCACGTACATGG
- a CDS encoding thiamine pyrophosphate-binding protein produces MTMNVAQALVRYLKEQGVRQIFGVSGHSIFAITDAIYQEPGMSFVPSQFEVAAGYMANGFARGRASLSVCLISSGGGATNVMSGVAQAYKESYPVLFISSEVERELSGKGASSWHEIPQQPMFAPITKLSVSLQRPEDTIEILEEAVRTATTGRYGPVYLGIPRDVQTAQIEAPAAWPRHAHVAQRQRADPRLIAQAADLLSGASAPSILIGGGVHFAHAEPDVIEVAELVGAPIATSTAYKGLVSEDHPLALGVAGAAAAPFANRALQESDVVLAIGTTFSEPTTLGYGRRVIPSGARIIQVDVDPAEIGKIYAPEIGIVADAKIASRQLADEIRTRGPARADGAARLQRIGIEKRQWRAENAEHARSTSGPINPWHVYHALREAIPDDALVVGEGGTMELIHRFVARGQVFHGGEFRPIGHGIATSLGLQCAFPERRVICVAGDGSFMMEMQELATAVQHDLPILVLVLRNEAYGNMKRDQLRHYDGRVIGTELRVPDLPTLASAFGAYGARIDRPADLVGAIRAALDARRPALVDVVCPIEGI; encoded by the coding sequence ATGACGATGAACGTCGCGCAAGCCCTGGTGCGCTACCTCAAGGAACAGGGCGTTCGCCAGATCTTCGGCGTCAGCGGCCACTCCATCTTCGCCATCACCGACGCCATCTATCAGGAGCCGGGGATGTCCTTCGTTCCCTCCCAGTTCGAGGTGGCGGCGGGCTACATGGCGAACGGCTTCGCCCGCGGCAGGGCAAGCCTGAGCGTGTGTCTCATCTCCTCGGGCGGCGGCGCGACGAACGTGATGAGCGGCGTTGCCCAGGCGTACAAGGAGTCGTATCCAGTCCTCTTCATCTCCTCGGAGGTCGAGCGCGAGCTTTCCGGCAAGGGCGCGTCGTCGTGGCACGAGATCCCGCAGCAGCCGATGTTTGCCCCGATCACGAAGCTCAGCGTGAGCCTGCAACGTCCCGAAGACACCATCGAGATCCTCGAGGAGGCGGTGCGCACGGCGACGACCGGCCGATACGGGCCCGTGTACCTCGGCATCCCACGCGACGTACAGACCGCGCAGATCGAGGCGCCCGCGGCCTGGCCAAGGCACGCCCACGTCGCGCAGCGCCAGCGCGCCGATCCGCGCCTAATCGCGCAGGCGGCGGACCTCTTGAGCGGGGCGAGCGCGCCGAGCATCCTCATCGGCGGCGGCGTGCATTTCGCCCACGCCGAGCCCGACGTGATCGAGGTGGCGGAGCTGGTCGGCGCGCCGATTGCCACGAGCACGGCGTACAAGGGCCTCGTCTCCGAGGACCACCCGCTCGCCCTGGGGGTGGCGGGCGCCGCCGCCGCCCCGTTCGCCAATCGCGCCCTCCAGGAATCGGACGTCGTGCTGGCCATCGGCACGACCTTCAGCGAGCCAACAACCCTCGGCTACGGCCGCCGCGTCATCCCCTCCGGCGCGCGGATCATCCAAGTCGACGTTGACCCCGCGGAGATCGGCAAGATCTACGCGCCCGAGATCGGCATCGTCGCAGACGCGAAGATCGCGTCCCGCCAGCTCGCCGACGAGATCCGGACGCGCGGGCCGGCTCGCGCCGACGGCGCCGCGCGCCTCCAACGGATCGGGATTGAAAAGCGGCAATGGCGCGCGGAGAACGCGGAGCACGCGCGATCGACATCTGGGCCGATCAATCCCTGGCACGTCTACCACGCCCTGCGCGAGGCGATTCCCGACGACGCCCTGGTCGTCGGCGAGGGTGGCACCATGGAGCTGATCCATCGGTTCGTCGCTCGCGGCCAGGTCTTCCACGGCGGGGAGTTCCGGCCCATCGGGCACGGCATTGCAACCTCGTTGGGTCTTCAGTGCGCCTTCCCCGAGCGCCGCGTCATCTGCGTGGCCGGGGACGGCTCGTTCATGATGGAGATGCAGGAGCTGGCCACCGCCGTTCAGCACGATCTTCCGATCCTGGTGCTCGTGCTACGGAACGAGGCGTACGGGAACATGAAGCGCGACCAGCTTCGTCACTACGATGGGCGGGTCATCGGCACCGAATTGCGGGTCCCGGACCTTCCGACCCTCGCCTCCGCCTTCGGCGCGTATGGCGCGCGGATCGATCGCCCTGCCGACCTCGTCGGCGCGATCCGCGCGGCGCTCGACGCGCGCCGCCCCGCCCTGGTGGACGTCGTCTGCCCCATCGAGGGGATCTGA
- a CDS encoding nuclear transport factor 2 family protein yields MPDAEAAVVRRFYESFAARDFDAVRNCFAPDALWHLPGKSAIAGDHVGWDQIFHDFLAKIGPLSGGTFKAELMDIAVGTTYVVAIQHATASHNGKVLDITGCQLMTVKDGMITEVRGHYSDQEALDSFWA; encoded by the coding sequence ATGCCCGACGCCGAGGCTGCCGTGGTCCGTCGGTTCTATGAGTCTTTTGCTGCCCGAGATTTCGATGCCGTCCGCAACTGTTTTGCACCCGATGCGCTCTGGCATCTGCCAGGGAAGAGCGCGATCGCCGGCGACCACGTTGGCTGGGACCAGATCTTTCACGATTTCCTTGCCAAGATCGGTCCGCTCAGCGGCGGCACGTTTAAAGCTGAGCTGATGGATATCGCTGTCGGCACCACGTACGTGGTGGCGATTCAGCACGCCACGGCGTCACACAACGGAAAGGTCCTGGACATCACCGGCTGTCAGCTCATGACGGTGAAAGACGGCATGATTACCGAAGTCCGTGGTCACTACTCCGACCAGGAGGCGCTGGACAGCTTCTGGGCCTGA